Part of the Desulfurobacterium pacificum genome, TGTAGCTATAGAAGAAGGGTTAAGATTTGCTATTCGTGAAGGTGGAAGGACGGTAGGTGCTGGAGTAGTTACAGAAATTCTTGATTAATAAGGGGAGACAAAGATGGCTAAGAAAGGACCTCGTGAGATAATACAGCTTGCTTGTACTGAGTGTAAGAGAAGAAACTATTCAACTACAAAGAATAAAAGGAATACACCGGA contains:
- the rpmG gene encoding 50S ribosomal protein L33 — protein: MAKKGPREIIQLACTECKRRNYSTTKNKRNTPDRLELRKYCPWCNKHTLHREVK